One region of Vanessa cardui chromosome 20, ilVanCard2.1, whole genome shotgun sequence genomic DNA includes:
- the LOC124538235 gene encoding abscission/NoCut checkpoint regulator: MACNSCSKSFSLLRQEKGCPGCGFSYCSKCLSHKVFLQKLNAEVKVCTKCKQQAKKNEPTTVEPPDAYYKRIGITADSTRNKQISYNTTDQLIYEKLKKLKEGNQENLTKVNNEDIIARLQKLKDDIPSTSTAELELRLANLKGVPASAVQSKPLLPGPDLRTEQEQADDLMKQYMAQSNIDTKYKEEFDDLVSDIETRLQKLKGTSTSGHKKLSLTENNEKSDDKEEIMKKIIQKAKEQSTLEENEVCDSGLDELPFCEICNEDAKMRCRGCKYLFCKRCFYEHKDDDDGCDSYEPYTAPKTTGL; encoded by the exons ATGGCCTGTAATTCTTGCTCTAAATCATTTTCGCTGCTCCGACAAgaa AAAGGATGTCCCGGTTGTGGCTTTAGCTATTGTTCAAAATGCTTGAGTCACAAAGTCTTCTTACAAAAACTTAATGCTGAAGTAAAG gttTGCACTAAATGTAAACAGCAGGCTAAGAAAAATGAACCCACAACAGTTGAACCACCTGATGCATATTATAA aaGGATTGGTATCACTGCTGATTCTACAAGGAATAAACAAATTTCTTACAACACAACAgatcaattaatttatgaaaagttAAAGAAATTGAAAGAAGGCAACCAAGAAAATTTGACAAAAGTAAATAATGAGGATATTATTGCCCGTTTACAAAAACTTAAAGATGATATTCCTTCCACATCTACCGCTGAATTAGAATTAAGATTGGCAAATTTAAAGGGAGTTCCAGCTAGTGCAGTTCAGAGTAag CCATTATTGCCAGGTCCTGACTTAAGAACAGAACAGGAACAGGCAGATGATCTCATGAAGCAATATATGGCACAGTCGAATATTGATACCAAATATAAAGAAGAATTTGATGACTTAGTTAGTGATATTGAAACTAGATTGCAGAAACTTAAGGGAACTTCCACTTCTGGTCACAAGAAACTTTCTCTTACAGAGAACAATGAAAAATCAGATGATAAAGAAGAaatcatgaaaaaaattattcaaaag gccAAAGAACAATCTACTTTAGAAGAAAATGAAGTTTGTGATTCTGGACTAGATGAGCTACCATTTTGTGAGATTTGTAATGAGGATGCAAAGATGCGTTGCCGTGGCTGCAAATATTTGTTCTGTAAGAGATGTTTTTATGAACataaagatgatgatgatggttgTGATAGTTATGAACCATATACAGCACCTAAGACAACTGGATTATAA